The Vespa velutina chromosome 17, iVesVel2.1, whole genome shotgun sequence genome segment CCAGGTCGATCGTCCTACTTGTTAAGTTAAAATACCGCTGGACTTACGATTTGTACGCACCACAGCACCCACTTGCCTTTGCCTTTGTCCCTTGTTATATGTAAGGTGCGCCACGTGCGTAAAGAATCAGTTTTATCAAATGATTTATCTGGTGCATATGTTTAACAggtttcaaaagaaattttatatctccTGTTCTAGACTTCCTGTACCATGGACCAGAATCTAGCACGTCTACAGAACCCTCACCGATTCTTGAGAGAAAATCGTTTCCTGGAAGGGGAAGACCCAAGTAAGTTGAAGgatcaaataattctttaaaagatattttcttcgtgATAATACTAAGATTCGTTTGATAACTAAAAGACATTATCATTCGGAACAGGATGTTACGGTTGGCGCGTCATCCCAGCGAGGAGACCCGTACCAACTTCGGGCCAATCACCGGGATTGGCAATTCCAAGCACCAGTCGAGCAATTCCTGTACCAATCGGGACCAGGAGCGTGACGGATCAGGAAACTTGTTCGTCCCCAAGTTGGACCCACCCTCGGGCTTCTCCGACGCGTTTGAGTTAAGCGAAGCAGAGTGCGACCTTGACCGTGGTCACTGTAGCCAACGAAATGTCCGTGACTTCGTAATCGCGgtgtaaataaatgtaaaccTGACGTATATACGTTCGAGCGCGCGCGCAAAAACAAAGAGACACCTAAAATCAGGCAAACTAATTGACCGACCGGCCGACTTACCTGTCAACGAACCCCAATCAACCAACCTAGCCTaattacctacctacctacttacCTACCATATTCCCTTTACCCTTTCTTCGCACCCttaagattaattatatcgatgtGAGCTAGGGTCCGTCTGTTGTTAATTAATCTGGAcgttcgttaattaaaattatcttcctTCGCTCTCTTCGTCTTGCCTCGCGTTCCTTCAACAGCTGGCGCATGGAACGTGCATCAATTGTAATCCTGAAATAAGCTCGCAAGTTCAACCATGTGTTCTCTAAActgccatttcttttttttttctttttttttttttcacgtcaTCGTGACGATAATACCACGTGTTCTCTAAACtgccatttttttattttcacgtcGCCATGACGATAATACTGTTTATCGAGACGAGACTCACAATATTCGTGCCAAAAAGACAACAGCTCTCTCAAGAGtatattgtatacatacatatgtatatatacatatacatatatatatatatacaaacatacatacatacatacatgcatgcatacatacatatatatatatatatatatatatatatatatatatatattcatatgtatacatatatgtctcCGTCTTCGATGTTCCTCGAGAGACATTCAACGAGTCCGCAAACTCGACGCGCGTTAATTCGGACGCGTTAAGTTCCTTCCTTGGGATTTTTCTACACCCACGACGTATATGTTATTCGAAAAATGAGCAACGAGCAAACTTTTATTCCGTGTATTACGTGTTCGTCTTCCAATTAGAGATTCGACAGAGAGACACCGAAATAAATTCTCCTTAGAGATGAAATTCGttcatattatgtatgtatgtacaacgGAGCACAGTGTCGTACGAAGGTATCCTACGAAAggagacaaagaaaaggaaaccaaaaaaaaaaaataataaaataccaaagagaaagagagagagagagagagagagagagagaaataaaaaaaaaaagagaaagaagtaacaTGCGATTGTcgatttctcatttttcttactctcGACGTGTCGTGCAAAGGATGTAAATTTTACGAATGATACGCTCAAATCTAAACTCCAAGCaacgattaaagaaaaaaataataaaaaaaaagtaaaaaaaataaaaaaaataaaaaaataaaaaaataaaaataaataaataaataaataaataaagaaataaataaataaataaatgaataaaaactacgacgttcgaaataatttaCTCGCCGTCAATGATTACCCATCGGCGGACCCGGCGttgtaacaaaaagaaaagaagttcattcaagaaaaataatgacgcAAAAGCCTTCGGATATCTATATGTGTTGTCATCTCGAATCAGTTTGCGAAAAGCGCATCTAATAAGTGAAATCGTTCACTCGACAATGTGATCGATCGTTTTTCAGTCGTACTCGTTATTTCGACTCTCGAATTAGTGACGCGAgccgaaaaagagagaaagagagagagagagtgagagagagagagagagagagagaaaaaattttagaaagagagaaagaaaaagagagagagagagagagagagaaagagagggggagagagagagagagaactcgccCTGTTGATATATCGTCTACTTTATGACACATGAAATGATTTACCACGAAATTCGTACTATTGTGTTTTAGATGACTTTAGAttgtttatattctatttacttTGTAAAATATACAACACTAATTCCATATTGATAACGTTTCGATTAAATCCTAATGTCAGCCCTCTTTTATTTCCAAAATAATCCTtagtgaaattattaaatgatgatATATCGGATCGCCTTGTATCTATAAATGGATAAAGGAAGGacttaatatgtaatattatttttttcttcttgtcgatgaaatttctctttctttttttcttttttttttttttttttttttttttttttttttttttttgatgtctCACGATCAATCGCAatttaaaagaaggaaaaagagaacagaaaaaaaaagattcgaatTATCCAACAGGAGGTAAAGGGTAAGAGAGGAGATATCGAATATCCAGGAATAATGAAAAGCTTTTCAGTATGGAGGCGCAACATCGAAGGACAACGTTGAGCATGCGCGAGACCGTAGCTCCTTGCAGATACTATGAGCGGTGGTGTCTACGGTGGTGGTGAGTAGTGCAACCTCTTCGTATTTTTCTGGAcgatcatttgaaatataataattgtatatatttaatcatttttacgatAGACGAGGTCGGTGCTATCATTTTCGACGTTGGACATCAGAGCCTTCGCGTTGGATATGGCGGTGAGGATACACCGAAGGCTGAAATCCCAACGAATCTTGGCGTATGGGAGGATCCCGTTGATTTGCCTGAATGTAATCATACCGTCAGAAAGCATTACAACATCGACGTCACTGCCATTCAAGTCCGTAAAAAGGGTAAATGTCATCTCgttctatttataataatttattacattaaagaCGTATGGATTATTCGattatgattaaatattaatatttttttctttcttcttgatccaaaatttatattattatttattattattattattattattattattattattattattattattattattattattatttcgataataatataaaccaTACAATTGATGTCTATTTTCGACTGTTTAAGATATGGAGATGGTCAGCTTGATGAAAGATGGTATGGTCGAAGATTGGGACATGTTCGAACGTTTAACCGAATACACGTATAAACAACGTCTTCATGCTTTACCAGAACACCATCCGATTTTAATGACGGAGTGTCCCTGGAACACGAGATTGAAACGAGAGAAACTTCTTGAATTAATGTTCGAAAAGTTTAATGTTCCGGCTATGTATATCTGTAAGAATGCAGTTTTGGCGGCTTACGCCAATGGAAGATCAACTGCTATGGTTGTCGACAGTGGTGCGACTCATACCAGTGCCGTTCCGGTTCACGATGGTTACGTTATCACACAGGGAATAGTCAAAAGTCCTTTGGGCGGCGATTTTATTACCATGCAATGTAGAcaattttttgaagaaaaggaTATCGAATTGGTACCTGCTTGTCTTGTTGCTAGTAAAGGTAAACTgttttcgtattaattatataaagatcTTTGATAGATTcacattaatcattattatcagatgtggtaagagaaagagatcctCCACGTTGGACCAGAAGACCAGGACCACAACCAACCACTTCTTGGCTGAGTTACATGGTACGAGAAGTATTGCAAGACTTTCAAATGAATTGCTTACAAGTTTCTGACAGTCCATACGACGAGGACATGGCTAATACATTACCTATGAAACATTTCGAATTTCCAACTGGTTATAACGATGATTTTGGCTCCGTAAGACTCATGATACCAGAGGCACTATTTGATCCTAGTAATGTTAAAGGTGTTGGTGCTAGTATTCTAGGCGTTGGTCCGTTAGTAACAACAAGTGTTGGAATGTGTGACATTGATATTAGACCTGTATGTATCAACAAATTCGTTAACAATATATTCCATCTGTTCTTCTAATGAAATCATTCTCGATCGCAGAGTTTATACGGTAGCGTCGTAGTCACAGGAGGTAACTCTTGTCTCCAAGGTTTCAGCGACAGATTGAACAGAGATTTGGCCAGTAAGACACCTCCggtaatcgataatatattaatcattttctcaTGGTCA includes the following:
- the LOC124955116 gene encoding actin-like protein 6B, with the translated sequence MSGGVYGGDEVGAIIFDVGHQSLRVGYGGEDTPKAEIPTNLGVWEDPVDLPECNHTVRKHYNIDVTAIQVRKKDMEMVSLMKDGMVEDWDMFERLTEYTYKQRLHALPEHHPILMTECPWNTRLKREKLLELMFEKFNVPAMYICKNAVLAAYANGRSTAMVVDSGATHTSAVPVHDGYVITQGIVKSPLGGDFITMQCRQFFEEKDIELVPACLVASKDVVRERDPPRWTRRPGPQPTTSWLSYMVREVLQDFQMNCLQVSDSPYDEDMANTLPMKHFEFPTGYNDDFGSVRLMIPEALFDPSNVKGVGASILGVGPLVTTSVGMCDIDIRPSLYGSVVVTGGNSCLQGFSDRLNRDLASKTPPSMRLKIISANSSSERRYGAWIGGSILSSLGSFQQMWLSRQEYEESGKLILERDRGLLEKWKGDFETQRTEIDPPCSAR